A genomic window from Caballeronia sp. SBC1 includes:
- the lpdA gene encoding dihydrolipoyl dehydrogenase, producing MSKEFDVVVIGAGPGGYIAAIRAAQLGKSVACIESWKNPAGNLKLGGTCLNVGCIPSKALLASSEEFENVLHHLGDHGINVGDVKLDLTKMLARKEGIVEKMTKGIEFLFRKNKITWLKGHGKFTGKTDAGVQIEVSGEAEAETVTAKNVIIATGSKARHLPGIPVDNKIVADNEGALSFDAVPKKLAVIGAGVIGLELGSVWRRLGADVTVLEALPAFLGACDDSLAKEAAKQFKKQGLDIHLGVKIGEVKTTDSSVSVAYTDKDGNAQTLDADRLIVSIGRVPNTDNLGLEAIGLKTDERGFVPVNDHCATSVPNVYAIGDVVRGPMLAHKAEDEGVLVAEIIDGQKPHIDYNCIPWVIYTEPEIAWVGKTEQQLKAEGREIKTGQFPMMANGRALGIGKADGFVKMIADAKTDELLGCHIIAANASDLIAEAVVAMEFKAASEDIGRICHPHPSLSEVMREAALAVDKRALNM from the coding sequence ATGTCCAAAGAATTTGATGTCGTCGTGATTGGTGCAGGCCCTGGCGGTTACATCGCGGCAATTCGTGCAGCGCAACTCGGCAAATCGGTTGCGTGTATTGAAAGCTGGAAGAACCCGGCCGGTAACCTGAAGCTCGGCGGCACGTGTCTTAACGTGGGCTGCATTCCGTCGAAGGCGCTGCTGGCTTCGTCGGAAGAATTTGAAAACGTTTTGCATCACCTCGGCGACCACGGTATCAACGTGGGCGATGTAAAGCTCGATCTCACGAAGATGCTTGCCCGCAAGGAAGGCATTGTCGAGAAGATGACGAAGGGGATCGAGTTCCTGTTCCGCAAGAACAAGATCACGTGGCTGAAGGGTCATGGCAAGTTCACCGGCAAGACGGACGCCGGCGTGCAGATCGAAGTGAGCGGCGAAGCAGAAGCCGAAACGGTGACGGCGAAGAACGTGATCATCGCGACGGGATCGAAGGCGCGGCATCTGCCGGGCATTCCGGTCGACAACAAGATTGTGGCGGACAATGAAGGTGCGCTGTCGTTCGACGCCGTGCCGAAGAAGCTCGCCGTGATCGGCGCCGGCGTGATCGGGCTGGAACTGGGTTCGGTGTGGCGTCGTTTGGGCGCGGACGTGACGGTGCTCGAAGCGTTGCCCGCGTTCCTCGGCGCGTGCGATGACTCGTTGGCGAAAGAAGCCGCGAAGCAATTCAAGAAGCAAGGTCTCGACATTCACCTCGGCGTGAAGATCGGCGAAGTGAAGACGACGGATTCGAGCGTCTCGGTGGCCTACACGGACAAGGACGGCAACGCGCAGACGCTGGACGCGGACCGCTTGATCGTGTCGATCGGCCGCGTGCCGAACACGGACAACCTTGGTCTGGAAGCCATCGGCCTGAAGACGGACGAACGCGGTTTTGTTCCTGTGAATGACCACTGCGCGACCAGCGTGCCGAACGTGTACGCGATCGGCGACGTGGTGCGTGGCCCGATGCTCGCGCACAAGGCAGAAGACGAAGGTGTGCTGGTGGCCGAGATTATCGATGGTCAGAAGCCGCATATCGACTACAACTGCATTCCGTGGGTGATCTACACCGAACCGGAAATTGCGTGGGTCGGCAAGACGGAGCAGCAGTTGAAGGCTGAAGGCCGCGAGATCAAGACCGGCCAGTTCCCGATGATGGCGAACGGCCGCGCGCTGGGCATTGGCAAGGCAGACGGTTTCGTGAAGATGATCGCGGACGCGAAGACCGACGAACTGCTCGGTTGTCACATCATTGCGGCGAACGCGTCGGACCTGATTGCCGAAGCCGTGGTGGCGATGGAGTTCAAGGCGGCATCGGAAGATATTGGCCGGATCTGCCATCCGCACCCGTCGTTGTCCGAAGTGATGCGCGAAGCTGCGCTCGCCGTCGACAAGCGCGCGCTCAATATGTAA
- a CDS encoding transposase yields MKPYRDMSDEEWQMVAPLLPELRPRSELRGRPLANTRAVLNGVLWVMYSGASWSTLPRKYPSYQTCHRRFKAWHDSGVLARVMQQLFGGASEGLYSLMTSRMRVPTELPEGLGGHAVAIEMHGDARPVLLPQVPLTPAGPVEYVRGGVRHAA; encoded by the coding sequence ATGAAGCCTTACCGCGATATGTCCGACGAAGAATGGCAAATGGTGGCGCCTTTGCTGCCCGAGTTGCGGCCTCGTTCCGAGTTGCGCGGGCGGCCGCTCGCCAACACCCGCGCGGTACTCAACGGCGTGCTGTGGGTCATGTACAGCGGTGCTTCATGGTCAACATTGCCGCGCAAATACCCGTCGTATCAGACATGTCACCGGCGCTTCAAGGCATGGCATGACTCCGGTGTGCTCGCGCGTGTAATGCAGCAATTGTTCGGCGGGGCGAGTGAAGGTTTGTACTCGTTGATGACCTCGCGCATGCGAGTGCCAACAGAGTTGCCCGAGGGACTTGGCGGTCATGCGGTTGCTATCGAAATGCATGGCGACGCGCGGCCAGTGCTCCTGCCGCAGGTTCCGCTTACGCCGGCTGGCCCGGTTGAATACGTGCGCGGCGGTGTGCGTCACGCGGCTTGA
- a CDS encoding DUF2147 domain-containing protein gives MTGFTQRAHRHVGRILLAGALLASAATSMAQAASPTGLWQTIDDKTGQPKALVQIVQDGDGTLTGKILTGLGSNDDPNRRCTACTDSRKDQLMKGMTIINGMKADGDTWDGGQILDPENGKLYKCKMHLDDGGQKLVVRGYIGFSLLGRSQTWIRQQ, from the coding sequence ATGACGGGATTTACCCAACGCGCGCATCGGCATGTCGGACGCATCCTGCTTGCCGGCGCACTACTCGCCTCGGCCGCGACCAGCATGGCGCAGGCGGCATCGCCTACGGGACTGTGGCAAACCATCGACGACAAGACCGGTCAGCCCAAGGCGCTCGTGCAAATTGTCCAGGATGGCGACGGCACGCTCACCGGCAAGATCCTCACCGGACTCGGCAGCAATGACGATCCGAACCGTCGCTGCACGGCCTGCACGGATTCACGCAAGGATCAGTTGATGAAAGGCATGACCATCATCAACGGCATGAAAGCCGATGGCGACACGTGGGACGGCGGCCAGATCCTCGACCCCGAGAACGGCAAGCTATACAAATGCAAGATGCACCTGGACGACGGCGGACAGAAACTCGTGGTACGTGGATATATTGGCTTTTCGCTGCTCGGACGTTCGCAAACCTGGATTCGGCAGCAGTAA
- a CDS encoding 2-oxoglutarate dehydrogenase E1 component, translating to MMKNSQLNSYLFGGNAPYVEEQYEAYLDNPASVPETWRTYFDALQNVPASDGTNHNDVAHGPIVESFAQRAKSNGFVPRESSGDLATARKQVYVQSLIGAYRFLGSQWANLDPLKRRERPAIPELEPAFYDFTEADMDQMFHAQNLYFGFEQASLREIVKALRDTYCGTIGAEFMYISDPEQKRWWKEKLESIRSTPNFSPDKKKHVLQRLTAAEGLERFLHTKYVGQKRFSLEGGESFIASMDEVVRHAGAAGVQEIIIGMAHRGRLNVLVNTLGKMPADLFAEFEGKHVDDLPAGDVKYHKGFSSDVSTDGGPVHLSLAFNPSHLEIVNPVVEGSAKARMDRRGDVDGLQVLPVQIHGDAAFAGQGVVMETLNLAQTRGYGTHGTLHIVINNQIGFTTSDPRDARSTLYCSDVAKMIEAPVLHVNGDDPEAVVLCTQLAIDFRMQFHKDVVVDIICFRKLGHNEQDTPAVTQPLMYKTIAKHPGTRALYAEKLVQQGVLTAEDADGYVKAYRQAMDDGHHTVDPVLSNYKSKYAVDWVPFLNRKWTDAADTAVPLAELKRLADRITTVPDNFKVHPLVERVINDRRAMGRGEAKLDWGMGEHLAYASLVASGYAVRLTGQDSGRGTFTHRHAVLHDQNRERWNDGTYIPLQNIAEGQAKFTVIDSVLSEEAVLGFEYGYSTAEPNTLVAWEAQFGDFVNGAQVVIDQFISSGEVKWGRVSGLTMLLPHGYEGQGPEHSSARIERFLQLCADHNMQVVQPTTPAQIFHLLRRQMIRLFRKPLIVATPKSLLRHKEAVSDLSELAKGSFQPIIGEVDGTVESKKVKRVIVCSGRVYYDLIAHRREAKANDVAIIRIEQLYPFAHKQFDAEIKKYENANEVVWVQDEPQNQGAWFYVEHHLREGMREGQKLAYSGRPASASPAVGYYAKHYEQLKALIEGAFGRLKGAQTISK from the coding sequence ATGATGAAGAATTCCCAGCTGAACTCCTATTTGTTCGGCGGTAATGCCCCGTATGTGGAAGAACAGTACGAGGCATATCTCGATAATCCCGCGTCAGTGCCCGAGACCTGGCGTACCTATTTCGATGCGTTGCAGAACGTGCCTGCATCGGATGGGACGAATCACAACGACGTGGCCCATGGCCCGATCGTCGAATCGTTCGCGCAACGCGCGAAATCGAACGGCTTCGTGCCGCGCGAAAGCAGTGGTGATCTGGCAACCGCGCGCAAGCAGGTCTACGTCCAGTCGCTGATTGGAGCCTACCGTTTCCTCGGCTCCCAGTGGGCCAACCTCGATCCGCTGAAGCGCCGCGAGCGCCCGGCCATTCCTGAGCTCGAACCCGCGTTCTACGACTTCACCGAAGCCGACATGGATCAGATGTTCCATGCACAGAACCTGTATTTCGGTTTCGAACAGGCATCGCTGCGCGAGATCGTGAAGGCATTGCGTGACACGTACTGCGGCACGATCGGCGCCGAGTTCATGTACATCAGCGATCCGGAACAGAAGCGCTGGTGGAAAGAAAAGCTCGAATCGATCCGCTCCACCCCGAATTTCTCCCCCGACAAGAAAAAGCACGTTCTTCAGCGCCTGACGGCAGCCGAAGGGCTTGAGCGTTTTCTGCACACGAAGTACGTTGGCCAGAAGCGCTTCTCGCTGGAAGGCGGCGAAAGCTTCATCGCGTCAATGGACGAAGTCGTGCGCCACGCTGGTGCGGCCGGCGTGCAGGAAATCATCATCGGCATGGCTCACCGCGGACGTCTGAACGTTCTAGTGAACACGCTGGGCAAGATGCCGGCTGACCTGTTCGCCGAATTCGAAGGCAAGCACGTCGATGACCTGCCGGCCGGTGACGTGAAGTATCACAAGGGTTTCTCGTCGGACGTTTCAACCGACGGCGGCCCGGTGCATTTGTCGCTCGCGTTCAACCCGTCGCACCTTGAAATCGTGAACCCGGTGGTCGAAGGGTCGGCGAAGGCACGTATGGATCGTCGCGGCGACGTCGATGGCCTCCAAGTGCTGCCGGTCCAGATTCACGGCGACGCGGCGTTTGCCGGTCAGGGCGTGGTCATGGAAACGCTGAACCTCGCGCAAACGCGTGGTTACGGCACGCACGGCACGCTGCATATCGTCATCAACAACCAGATCGGCTTTACAACGTCCGACCCGCGTGATGCGCGCTCGACGCTGTATTGCTCGGACGTGGCGAAGATGATCGAAGCGCCAGTGCTGCACGTGAACGGCGACGATCCGGAAGCGGTCGTGCTGTGCACGCAGCTGGCTATCGACTTCCGCATGCAGTTCCACAAGGACGTGGTTGTCGACATCATCTGTTTCCGCAAGTTGGGTCACAACGAGCAGGACACGCCGGCGGTCACGCAGCCGCTGATGTACAAGACGATTGCGAAGCATCCGGGTACGCGCGCGCTGTATGCTGAAAAGCTGGTGCAGCAAGGCGTGCTCACGGCTGAAGACGCTGATGGTTACGTGAAGGCGTACCGCCAGGCAATGGACGATGGTCATCACACGGTCGACCCGGTGCTCTCGAACTACAAGAGCAAGTACGCGGTGGACTGGGTTCCGTTCCTGAACCGCAAATGGACCGATGCCGCTGACACAGCCGTTCCTTTGGCCGAACTGAAGCGTCTCGCCGACCGTATCACCACGGTTCCCGATAACTTCAAGGTGCATCCGCTCGTCGAGCGCGTGATCAACGATCGTCGCGCAATGGGCCGGGGCGAAGCGAAGCTCGACTGGGGCATGGGCGAGCATCTGGCATACGCGTCGCTGGTGGCGTCGGGTTATGCGGTGCGTCTCACGGGCCAGGATTCGGGCCGTGGCACGTTCACGCACCGTCACGCCGTGCTGCACGATCAGAACCGCGAGCGCTGGAACGACGGCACGTACATTCCGCTGCAGAACATTGCTGAAGGTCAGGCGAAGTTCACCGTGATCGACTCAGTGTTGTCGGAAGAAGCGGTGCTTGGCTTCGAGTACGGCTATTCGACCGCAGAACCGAACACGCTGGTTGCGTGGGAAGCGCAATTCGGTGACTTCGTGAACGGCGCGCAAGTCGTGATCGACCAGTTCATCTCGTCGGGCGAAGTGAAGTGGGGCCGTGTTTCGGGTCTCACCATGCTGCTGCCGCACGGTTATGAAGGCCAAGGTCCGGAGCACTCGTCGGCACGTATCGAACGGTTCCTGCAACTTTGTGCTGACCACAACATGCAAGTGGTCCAGCCGACCACGCCGGCGCAGATTTTCCATCTGTTGCGCCGTCAGATGATCCGTTTGTTCAGGAAGCCTCTGATTGTCGCTACGCCGAAGTCGCTGCTTCGTCACAAAGAAGCGGTGTCGGATCTTTCGGAACTGGCGAAGGGTTCGTTCCAGCCGATCATCGGCGAAGTGGATGGCACGGTTGAGTCGAAGAAGGTCAAGCGTGTGATCGTGTGTTCGGGTCGCGTTTATTACGACCTCATCGCGCATCGCCGTGAAGCGAAGGCGAACGACGTCGCGATCATCCGTATCGAGCAGTTGTATCCGTTCGCCCACAAGCAGTTCGACGCGGAAATCAAGAAATACGAAAACGCGAACGAAGTGGTCTGGGTACAGGACGAGCCGCAGAACCAGGGCGCCTGGTTCTACGTCGAGCATCATCTGCGTGAAGGCATGCGTGAAGGACAGAAGCTGGCCTACAGCGGCCGTCCGGCATCGGCATCCCCGGCAGTCGGCTATTACGCGAAACACTACGAGCAGCTGAAGGCGCTGATCGAAGGCGCGTTTGGCCGGTTGAAGGGCGCGCAGACGATCTCGAAATAA
- the zapE gene encoding cell division protein ZapE, translated as MNVNEYYENELQTRGYQSDAAQLAAVERLQRCYDEWVAYKARRSNAFKKLIVHPELPRGVYMWGGVGRGKSFLMDSFFAVVPVQRKTRLHFHEFMREVHRELEELKGMADPLDELARRVAKRYRLICFDEFHISDIADAMILYRLLDRLFGAGVQFVMTSNYDPDLLYPDGLHRDRLLPAIELIKSKLDVINVDAGTDYRKRTLSQVTAYHTPLGAAADKALRADFAKLAAVPDESPILRIEKRELKALRKADGVVWFDFATLCGGPRSQNDYLELASRFHAVILSEVPKMSPRNASEARRFTWLIDVFYDHKVKLLMSAEVPAEELYVEGPMANEFARTVSRITEMQSKEYLESERRLVDTSLT; from the coding sequence ATGAACGTCAACGAATACTACGAAAACGAACTGCAGACGCGGGGTTATCAGTCGGACGCAGCGCAGCTGGCGGCGGTCGAACGCTTGCAGCGTTGCTACGACGAGTGGGTCGCTTACAAGGCGCGCCGCTCGAATGCGTTCAAGAAGCTGATTGTGCACCCGGAGTTACCGCGTGGCGTCTATATGTGGGGTGGGGTGGGGCGCGGCAAGAGCTTCCTGATGGACAGCTTCTTCGCGGTCGTGCCGGTGCAGCGCAAGACACGCCTGCATTTCCATGAGTTCATGCGCGAGGTGCATCGCGAGCTGGAAGAGCTGAAGGGCATGGCCGATCCGCTCGATGAACTCGCGCGACGCGTGGCGAAGCGTTACCGGTTGATCTGTTTCGACGAGTTCCATATCTCGGATATTGCTGACGCCATGATTCTTTACCGGTTGCTCGACCGGTTGTTTGGCGCCGGCGTGCAGTTCGTGATGACGTCCAACTACGACCCTGATTTGTTGTATCCCGATGGTTTGCATCGCGACCGGCTGCTGCCTGCCATTGAGCTGATCAAGTCGAAGCTGGACGTGATCAATGTCGATGCTGGCACGGATTATCGTAAGCGTACTTTGTCGCAGGTAACTGCGTATCACACGCCGCTAGGCGCCGCCGCCGACAAAGCGCTGCGTGCCGACTTCGCGAAGCTTGCCGCGGTGCCGGACGAAAGCCCGATTCTGCGGATCGAGAAGCGCGAACTCAAGGCACTGCGCAAAGCCGACGGCGTGGTCTGGTTCGACTTCGCCACGCTCTGCGGCGGCCCGCGTTCGCAGAACGATTACCTGGAACTGGCGAGCCGATTCCATGCGGTGATTCTCTCCGAAGTACCGAAGATGTCGCCGCGCAATGCATCGGAGGCGCGTCGTTTTACGTGGCTGATCGACGTGTTCTATGACCACAAGGTGAAGCTGCTGATGTCGGCAGAGGTGCCCGCTGAAGAGCTGTATGTGGAAGGGCCGATGGCCAACGAGTTTGCGCGCACGGTGTCGCGGATCACGGAGATGCAGTCAAAGGAATATCTGGAGTCGGAGCGCCGGCTGGTGGATACCTCGCTGACCTGA
- the odhB gene encoding 2-oxoglutarate dehydrogenase complex dihydrolipoyllysine-residue succinyltransferase produces the protein MSIVEVKVPQLSESVSEGTLLTWKKKPGEAIAIDEILVEVETDKVVLEVPAPAAGVLAQVIKHDGDIVTAEELIATIDTEAKAGAAPVAAAAGAAEVQPALAAAQPQQEAAPATAAASNTSASPSAAKILAEKNVSSDQISGSGRDGRVTKGDALAATQGAPAVSASVSAPAAKAPAPAKAARPSLPDVKAPGADQWLKDRPEQRVPMSRLRARIAERLLESQQTNAILTTFNEVNMAPVMDLRNKYKDKFEKEHGVKLGFMSFFVKAAVHALKKYPLVNASIDGNDIVYHGYFDIGIAVGSPRGLVVPIVRNADQLSLADIEKKIAEYGVKARDGKLSIEEMTGGTFSISNGGVFGSMLSTPIINPPQSAILGVHATKERAVVENGQIVIRPMNYLALSYDHRIIDGREAVLSLVAMKDALEDPARLLLDL, from the coding sequence ATGTCTATCGTAGAAGTCAAGGTTCCCCAGCTCTCTGAGTCCGTGTCCGAAGGCACTTTGCTGACGTGGAAGAAGAAGCCGGGCGAAGCAATTGCCATCGACGAAATTCTCGTCGAAGTCGAAACGGATAAGGTCGTGCTGGAAGTGCCGGCACCGGCTGCAGGCGTGCTGGCGCAAGTGATCAAGCATGACGGCGATATAGTGACGGCCGAAGAATTGATCGCGACGATCGACACGGAAGCAAAGGCCGGTGCAGCACCGGTTGCCGCCGCCGCAGGCGCCGCCGAAGTGCAACCCGCATTGGCTGCTGCGCAACCGCAACAGGAAGCCGCACCCGCAACGGCTGCCGCTTCGAACACCTCTGCATCTCCCTCCGCCGCCAAGATCCTGGCTGAGAAGAATGTCTCGAGCGACCAGATTTCGGGCTCGGGCCGCGATGGCCGTGTCACGAAGGGCGACGCGCTGGCTGCCACGCAAGGCGCGCCGGCGGTGTCCGCTTCGGTTTCCGCGCCTGCTGCCAAGGCTCCTGCTCCTGCCAAGGCCGCACGTCCGTCCCTGCCGGACGTGAAGGCGCCGGGTGCTGATCAATGGCTGAAGGATCGTCCGGAACAACGCGTTCCAATGTCGCGTCTGCGCGCGCGTATTGCCGAGCGTCTGCTTGAGTCGCAGCAAACCAACGCCATCCTGACCACGTTCAACGAAGTGAACATGGCGCCGGTGATGGACCTGCGCAACAAGTACAAGGACAAGTTCGAGAAGGAACATGGCGTGAAGCTTGGCTTCATGTCTTTCTTCGTAAAGGCTGCCGTCCATGCACTGAAGAAGTACCCGCTGGTGAACGCATCGATTGACGGTAACGACATTGTCTATCACGGTTACTTCGATATCGGTATTGCCGTCGGTTCGCCGCGTGGTCTCGTGGTGCCGATCGTTCGCAATGCGGATCAATTGAGCCTGGCCGACATCGAGAAGAAGATTGCTGAATACGGCGTGAAAGCACGCGACGGCAAGCTGTCGATCGAAGAAATGACCGGCGGTACGTTCTCGATTTCGAACGGCGGTGTGTTCGGTTCCATGTTGTCCACGCCGATTATCAACCCGCCGCAGTCGGCCATTCTTGGTGTGCACGCTACGAAGGAACGCGCGGTGGTCGAGAACGGCCAGATCGTGATCCGTCCGATGAACTATCTGGCGCTGTCGTACGACCACCGGATCATCGACGGCCGCGAAGCCGTGTTGTCGCTTGTCGCGATGAAGGATGCGCTGGAAGATCCGGCTCGCTTGCTGCTGGACTTGTAA
- the typA gene encoding translational GTPase TypA, whose translation MTRALRNIAIIAHVDHGKTTLVDQLLRQTATFRENQAVVERVMDSNDIEKERGITILSKNCAVEYEGTHINIVDTPGHADFGGEVERVLSMVDSVLLLVDAVEGPMPQTRFVTKKALALGLKPIVVINKVDRPGARIDWVINQTFDLFDKLGATEEQLDFPIVYASGLNGYAGLNPDVREGDMRPLFDAVLEHVPVRPADPEAPLQLQITSLDFSSYVGRIGIGRITRGRIKPGMAVAVRTGPDGAILNRKINQVLSFKGLERVQVEEAEAGDIVLINGIEEIGIGVTICAVDTPEALPMITVDEPTLTMNFLVNSSPLAGREGKFVTSRQIRDRLFKELNHNVALRVNETGDETTFEVMGRGELHLTILVENMRREGYELAVSRPRVVMTEVDGVKHEPYENLTVDMEDANQGGVMEELGRRKGEMLDMASDGRGRTRLEYRISARGLIGFQSEFLTLTRGTGLMSHTFDSYQPVKEGGVGERRNGVLISQDDGAAVAYALWKLQDRGRMFVSPGDALYEGMIIGIHSRDNDLVVNPIKGKQLTNVRSSGTDEAVRLVPPIQMSLEYAVEFIDDDELVEVTPQSIRLRKRYLKEHERRSASRKGAVD comes from the coding sequence ATGACTCGCGCCCTCCGCAATATCGCCATCATCGCCCACGTCGACCACGGCAAGACTACGCTCGTCGACCAATTGCTCCGCCAGACGGCCACGTTCCGAGAGAACCAGGCTGTCGTCGAGCGCGTGATGGACTCGAACGACATCGAAAAGGAACGTGGCATTACGATCCTTTCGAAGAACTGCGCGGTCGAGTATGAAGGCACGCACATCAACATCGTCGACACCCCCGGACACGCCGACTTCGGCGGAGAAGTGGAGCGCGTGCTGTCGATGGTTGACTCGGTGCTGCTGCTGGTGGACGCCGTTGAAGGCCCGATGCCGCAAACGCGCTTCGTGACGAAGAAAGCGTTGGCGCTCGGCCTCAAGCCTATCGTGGTGATCAACAAGGTCGACCGGCCGGGCGCGCGTATCGACTGGGTGATCAACCAGACGTTCGACCTGTTCGACAAGCTGGGCGCCACCGAAGAACAACTTGATTTCCCGATCGTCTACGCATCGGGCCTGAACGGTTATGCCGGGCTGAACCCGGACGTGCGTGAAGGCGACATGCGTCCGCTGTTCGACGCCGTGCTGGAACACGTCCCGGTTCGCCCGGCCGATCCGGAAGCGCCGTTGCAGTTGCAGATCACGTCGCTCGACTTTTCGTCGTATGTTGGCCGTATCGGTATTGGCCGGATCACGCGTGGCCGTATCAAGCCGGGCATGGCTGTTGCCGTGCGTACGGGTCCTGACGGCGCGATCCTGAACCGCAAGATCAATCAGGTTCTGTCGTTCAAGGGCCTCGAGCGCGTGCAGGTCGAAGAAGCCGAAGCCGGCGACATCGTGCTGATCAACGGTATTGAAGAAATTGGCATTGGCGTGACCATTTGCGCCGTGGATACCCCGGAAGCATTGCCCATGATCACCGTGGACGAACCCACGCTGACCATGAACTTCCTGGTGAACTCGTCGCCGCTGGCTGGTCGCGAAGGCAAGTTCGTCACAAGCCGTCAGATCCGCGACCGCCTGTTCAAGGAACTGAACCACAACGTCGCGTTGCGCGTGAATGAAACCGGCGACGAAACCACGTTCGAAGTGATGGGCCGTGGCGAACTGCACCTGACCATTCTTGTGGAAAACATGCGTCGTGAAGGCTACGAACTCGCCGTGTCGCGTCCGCGCGTGGTGATGACGGAAGTCGACGGCGTGAAGCACGAGCCGTACGAAAACCTGACCGTCGACATGGAAGATGCAAACCAGGGCGGCGTAATGGAAGAACTGGGTCGTCGTAAGGGCGAAATGCTCGATATGGCGTCGGACGGCCGCGGCCGTACGCGTCTTGAGTATCGTATTTCGGCGCGCGGCCTGATCGGCTTCCAGTCGGAATTCCTGACGCTCACGCGCGGCACGGGCCTGATGAGCCACACGTTTGATTCGTATCAGCCGGTGAAGGAAGGCGGAGTCGGCGAACGTCGTAACGGCGTGCTGATTTCGCAGGACGACGGCGCGGCTGTTGCGTACGCATTGTGGAAGCTGCAGGATCGCGGCCGCATGTTCGTGTCGCCGGGCGACGCATTGTACGAAGGCATGATCATCGGTATTCACAGCCGCGACAACGATTTGGTCGTGAACCCGATCAAGGGCAAGCAGTTGACCAACGTGCGTTCGTCGGGAACGGACGAAGCGGTGCGCCTCGTGCCGCCGATCCAGATGTCGCTGGAATACGCGGTTGAATTTATCGACGACGACGAACTGGTCGAAGTTACGCCGCAATCCATCCGTCTGCGTAAGCGTTACCTGAAGGAACACGAGCGTCGCAGCGCCAGCCGTAAGGGCGCAGTGGACTGA